A window from Drosophila miranda strain MSH22 chromosome Y unlocalized genomic scaffold, D.miranda_PacBio2.1 Contig_Y2_pilon, whole genome shotgun sequence encodes these proteins:
- the LOC117193530 gene encoding uncharacterized protein LOC117193530, with protein sequence MGKHRTAQQDAIFIAFMERHPMIAKNYLKGDKLAAEAAWKRLSKELNSVGPPVKEVCEWKRVWKDWKSCIRKKINNNRLEDSNACGKGSLYQDTLPALEDAVAVICDLYDKPDRVVESRPKARPEISNRLQLQDIKTDHDEVTATDDDDEEEDDCSSRINDRHMGVKLERTSTSQTPSAKKRKLVQNDVNELEIEHESTVPMLMDIAKEMRDMNRQTRLNAQRTEANTDALLALGTQISDLMQQQLKERKRLIAIMEKFVLKIETAD encoded by the exons AT GGGCAAACACAGAACTGCGCAGCAAGATGCCATATTCATCGCATTTATGGAGAGACACCCAATGATAGCCAAAAACTACCTCAAGGGTGATAAGCTGGCAGCTGAAGCCGCCTGGAAGCGGCTTTCAAAGGAGTTAAATAGCGTGGGTCCGCCTGTCAAAGAAGTTTGTGAGTGGAAAAGA GTATGGAAAGACTGGAAAAGCTGCATTCGTAAAAAGATTAACAATAACAGGCTGGAAGATTCAAATGCCTGCGGCAAAGGCTCGCTGTATCAGGATACACTCCCTGCTCTAGAGGATGCAGTGGCCGTGATCTGTGACTTGTATGATAAGCCCGACAGAGTAGTCGAATCTCGTCCAAAGGCACGTCCTGAAATTTCCAACCGTTTGCAACTGCAGGACATCAAGACCGACCACGACGAGGTCACAGCCACAGATGACG ATGATGAGGAAGAAGATGACTGCTCCAGCCGGATCAATGACAGACATATGGGCGTGAAATTGGAGCGCACTAGCACTTCGCAAACTCCATCTGCCAAAAAGCGCAAGCTGGTTCAAAATGATGTAAATGAATTAGAAATTGAACACGAGAGCACGGTGCCGATGCTAATGGACATTGCAAAGGAGATGCGGGACATGAATAGACAAACTCGCTTGAACGCCCAGCGCACAGAAGCCAATACGGACGCGCTTTTGGCTCTAGGCACACAGATCTCAGACCTAATGCAGCAACAGCTCAAGGAGCGCAAGCGTCTTATTGCTATAATGGAGAAATTTGTTCTCAAAATCGAAACAGCCGACTAA